In bacterium, a genomic segment contains:
- the recF gene encoding DNA replication/repair protein RecF, whose protein sequence is MQITQLRLNDFRNYTSAELSFCEGINFIQGHNGQGKTSVLEAIYFLCLSRSFKTQDDTTAIRFEMPYFDIEGRFHRSSLEMNARAICHRTEGKSVLIDKKRLDRLSELVGKFPSVVSSPEDVQIVSGSPGNRRRWIDIALSQMHGVYLKDLQEYRQALRQRNALLNSPVIRPDNLDVWDKELAQTGSTIILRRMDFLKSFSGLAEQVYRQIAADKETVDMEYKTSIAGSEELDGWTEAGSTEKIQKAFLEQLRSGREREIQRKLSLFGPHKDDIVLLLNKKSIRDYGSQGQLKTMAIALKFAEFLYMADRLDQKPLLLLDDVFSELDWDRRKHLMNYLENAGQVFLTSADEGMKFDTQKKIRYFSVENGHVMRQE, encoded by the coding sequence ATGCAAATTACACAGTTACGGCTTAATGACTTTAGAAATTATACATCGGCTGAATTATCATTTTGTGAAGGTATCAATTTCATTCAGGGCCACAATGGGCAAGGGAAAACCTCGGTCTTAGAAGCGATTTATTTTCTTTGTTTGTCCCGGAGTTTTAAGACGCAGGACGACACCACGGCCATACGTTTTGAAATGCCTTATTTTGATATCGAGGGCAGGTTTCATAGAAGTTCTTTGGAAATGAATGCGCGCGCGATCTGTCATCGTACGGAAGGCAAATCGGTTCTGATCGACAAGAAACGGCTCGACCGCTTGTCGGAACTCGTCGGAAAATTTCCATCCGTCGTTTCGTCGCCTGAGGATGTTCAGATCGTATCCGGTTCACCCGGAAACCGGCGGCGATGGATCGATATCGCTTTATCGCAAATGCACGGCGTGTATTTGAAGGATCTTCAGGAATACAGACAGGCGTTGCGTCAAAGAAACGCCTTATTGAATTCGCCGGTTATTCGTCCGGATAATCTGGATGTTTGGGATAAAGAACTGGCGCAAACGGGCTCGACGATCATCCTGCGCAGAATGGATTTTCTCAAGTCATTTTCAGGATTGGCTGAACAGGTTTACCGGCAGATCGCGGCAGATAAAGAAACCGTCGACATGGAATACAAAACTTCCATCGCCGGTTCGGAAGAATTAGACGGCTGGACTGAGGCCGGGTCAACGGAAAAAATTCAGAAAGCATTTCTTGAGCAATTGCGTTCCGGGCGGGAACGGGAGATACAGCGGAAATTATCCTTGTTCGGTCCGCACAAAGACGACATAGTACTGCTATTAAACAAGAAAAGTATCCGGGATTATGGTTCGCAGGGCCAGCTCAAGACTATGGCGATCGCTTTAAAGTTTGCAGAGTTCTTATACATGGCCGATCGCCTGGATCAGAAGCCTTTATTACTTCTCGATGATGTTTTTTCTGAATTGGATTGGGATCGACGAAAGCACTTGATGAACTACCTCGAAAATGCCGGACAGGTTTTTTTAACCAGCGCCGACGAAGGTATGAAGTTTGACACACAAAAAAAAATCCGCTACTTTTCGGTCGAAAATGGGCATGTTATGAGGCAGGAATGA
- a CDS encoding class I SAM-dependent methyltransferase, whose translation MSKENHYPEFVARFYDVIYDTIRTSVDHDYYLTKMKNSRGHVLEVGVGTGRLFADALNQGVDIYGIDVNQTMLDQLHLRIPASENHRINLADVRDFSLNMKFDLIVAPFRVMSHLLNGEDRLAALRRIKTHLEAHGTFIWDVFVPDPVLCSKGLEPTMEFDGFWKEGKRLQRVISVKPEPSRQINHATMRFIWDDDDGKHDETWTFPLHYFYRYEIEHLLHIAGFKIMDLFGDFQEHKLDDTSKDFVVVCGK comes from the coding sequence ATGAGTAAAGAAAACCATTACCCTGAATTTGTTGCCCGTTTCTATGACGTGATTTACGATACCATTCGAACCTCAGTGGATCACGATTATTATTTGACAAAAATGAAAAATTCGCGTGGGCATGTTTTGGAGGTCGGCGTCGGAACCGGAAGACTCTTTGCAGACGCACTAAATCAAGGTGTGGATATTTACGGCATAGATGTCAATCAGACCATGCTGGATCAACTTCACCTGCGCATTCCTGCTTCGGAAAATCATAGAATTAATCTGGCGGATGTGCGTGATTTTTCATTGAACATGAAATTCGATCTCATTGTCGCGCCCTTCAGGGTTATGTCGCACTTACTCAATGGTGAAGATCGGTTGGCCGCATTACGTAGAATTAAAACTCATTTAGAGGCTCACGGAACTTTCATTTGGGATGTCTTTGTTCCCGATCCGGTATTATGCAGTAAAGGTTTGGAGCCGACTATGGAATTTGATGGGTTCTGGAAAGAAGGAAAAAGGCTTCAGAGGGTCATTTCTGTCAAACCGGAGCCTTCTCGGCAAATCAATCATGCAACCATGCGGTTTATCTGGGATGATGATGACGGGAAGCACGATGAAACATGGACTTTTCCACTGCATTATTTTTATCGTTATGAAATAGAACATTTATTGCATATCGCCGGGTTCAAAATTATGGATCTTTTTGGCGACTTCCAGGAACATAAATTAGACGATACGTCTAAGGATTTTGTCGTGGTTTGTGGGAAATGA
- the dnaN gene encoding DNA polymerase III subunit beta — MKFSVSQADLSKGLSRVISVVPAKTTLPVLGNIMFKAQDGFLHLTATDLDVSITTKIQVDIKQPGSLTVPSKQFSELIKNLPNIPLEISSDPQFKLSVKCDKGDYKMSGESDDDYPALPMIDEKGSLKMDAKVLSRMIGKTTFAVSSDQLRPALTGVLFQIFDKEFRLVATDGHRLAKMVYSKFESTIKEKTNVIVPTKALTEVAKDIKDVVNINIGQNHIRFDMGDTQLYSRILDETYPDYERVIPANNDKKLTADTHMVADAFKRVSIFANPITHQIRLAMSKKNIAISAEDIDGGNTGMEKLQAEYEGEDLQIGYNSQLVLAALNNVDTQEVVIQFKNSTSAGIIMPSHQMENENQMMLVMPVRLND, encoded by the coding sequence ATGAAGTTTTCTGTTTCACAGGCTGATCTGAGTAAAGGACTCTCACGCGTCATCAGTGTCGTTCCTGCCAAAACGACTTTGCCGGTGCTGGGTAACATCATGTTCAAGGCGCAGGACGGTTTTCTGCACCTGACGGCAACCGATCTGGACGTGTCGATCACAACCAAGATACAGGTTGACATTAAACAGCCGGGAAGCCTTACGGTGCCGTCGAAACAGTTCAGCGAATTGATCAAAAACCTGCCCAATATTCCGCTGGAAATTTCTTCCGATCCGCAGTTTAAACTCTCAGTCAAGTGCGATAAAGGCGATTATAAAATGTCAGGTGAATCGGACGACGATTATCCTGCTTTGCCTATGATCGATGAAAAAGGGTCGCTCAAAATGGACGCCAAAGTGTTATCGCGTATGATCGGGAAAACCACGTTTGCCGTCTCTTCAGATCAATTGCGGCCTGCGCTGACCGGCGTTTTGTTCCAGATATTTGACAAGGAATTCCGTCTCGTTGCCACCGACGGGCATCGCTTGGCCAAAATGGTGTACAGCAAATTTGAATCTACGATCAAAGAAAAAACCAACGTGATCGTTCCGACTAAAGCGTTGACCGAAGTTGCAAAGGACATCAAGGACGTGGTGAATATCAATATCGGACAAAATCATATCCGTTTTGACATGGGCGACACGCAGTTGTACAGCCGCATTTTGGATGAAACGTATCCCGATTACGAACGCGTCATTCCTGCGAATAACGATAAGAAACTCACGGCCGATACACACATGGTAGCGGACGCGTTCAAACGCGTTTCCATTTTTGCCAATCCGATCACCCACCAGATCCGTCTGGCGATGAGCAAAAAAAATATAGCGATCTCCGCAGAGGATATTGACGGCGGGAATACCGGTATGGAAAAATTGCAGGCGGAATACGAAGGCGAGGATCTGCAGATCGGATATAATTCGCAGCTTGTTCTTGCGGCGCTCAATAATGTGGACACGCAGGAAGTGGTGATCCAATTTAAGAATTCCACAAGCGCGGGCATTATCATGCCTTCGCACCAGATGGAAAACGAAAATCAGATGATGCTGGTCATGCCGGTACGTTTGAACGATTAA